In Horticoccus luteus, the following proteins share a genomic window:
- a CDS encoding TolC family protein — translation MRPFFLSLLLLAGPVVALRAEPWTVERAVATALEQSPDARIARARVEGAQALVDQARAAWLPQLGLSGRYTETNNPMMAFGAILNQRAFDFSLDFNRPGRIDNLNATGTIAYNLYSGGRATAGRNAARAGAAAADSDFRATRHQLATAVVQAVLNIRKAREAVTAVEGGVAAYEAAVTAARARFDAGRLLKADLLSLEVQLAQTREARSAARHAAALAARAFTFILGLEPSDAPLEFVADDPALAGLAAPAALDFSARPELQGLQQRLRAAEAMVAAARGHRRPTVNAFASYQYDQGWQLDRHADSWLAGLSVDVNIFDGGQTSGRIRQSNAALTEVREMLRRATLGIGLEVEQARLAHEDASERLAVSAQAVAQATESATLSRARFARGALLTADLIGVESRLLEARLRQTVAAADERLALVDLRRAVGLDPVPLSQP, via the coding sequence ATGCGCCCCTTCTTTCTCTCCCTTCTTTTGCTGGCCGGTCCGGTCGTCGCGCTCCGCGCTGAGCCGTGGACCGTCGAGCGCGCCGTGGCCACCGCCCTCGAGCAAAGCCCCGATGCCCGCATCGCCCGCGCCCGGGTGGAGGGGGCGCAGGCCCTCGTGGACCAGGCCCGCGCCGCGTGGCTGCCCCAGCTCGGCCTCTCGGGCCGTTATACCGAGACGAACAACCCGATGATGGCGTTCGGGGCCATCCTCAATCAGCGCGCCTTCGACTTCAGTCTCGATTTCAACCGCCCCGGCCGCATCGACAATCTCAACGCCACCGGCACGATCGCCTACAACCTCTACAGTGGCGGCCGCGCGACCGCCGGGCGCAACGCCGCGCGGGCGGGCGCCGCCGCGGCCGATTCCGATTTCCGCGCCACGCGCCACCAGCTCGCCACCGCCGTGGTCCAGGCCGTGCTCAACATCCGCAAGGCCCGCGAAGCCGTCACCGCGGTCGAGGGCGGCGTCGCCGCCTACGAGGCCGCCGTCACCGCGGCCCGCGCCCGGTTCGACGCCGGCCGGCTCCTCAAGGCCGACTTGTTGAGCCTCGAGGTGCAACTCGCCCAGACCCGCGAAGCGCGCTCCGCCGCCCGCCACGCCGCCGCCCTCGCCGCCCGCGCCTTCACGTTCATTCTCGGGCTCGAACCCTCCGACGCGCCGCTCGAATTCGTCGCCGACGATCCCGCGCTCGCCGGCCTCGCCGCGCCCGCCGCGCTCGATTTTTCCGCCCGCCCCGAACTCCAGGGTTTGCAGCAACGCCTTCGCGCCGCCGAGGCCATGGTCGCCGCCGCGCGCGGCCACCGCCGCCCGACCGTCAACGCCTTTGCGAGCTACCAATACGACCAGGGCTGGCAGCTCGACCGCCACGCCGATAGCTGGCTCGCCGGGCTCTCGGTGGACGTCAATATTTTCGACGGCGGCCAGACCTCCGGCCGCATCCGCCAAAGCAACGCCGCTCTCACCGAGGTGAGGGAAATGCTGCGCCGCGCCACGCTCGGCATCGGCCTCGAAGTCGAACAAGCGCGCCTCGCCCACGAGGATGCCTCCGAACGCCTCGCCGTCTCCGCGCAAGCCGTCGCGCAGGCCACCGAGAGCGCCACGTTGAGCCGCGCGCGTTTCGCCCGCGGCGCCTTGCTCACCGCCGATCTCATCGGCGTCGAGAGCCGGCTCCTGGAAGCCCGCCTCCGCCAGACTGTGGCCGCCGCCGATGAACGCCTCGCGCTCGTCGATCTGCGCCGCGCCGTCGGCCTCGATCCCGTTCCCCTCTCCCAACCCTGA
- a CDS encoding efflux RND transporter periplasmic adaptor subunit, which produces MTSSPLSVPPAARRRFVAVRPLSALAVALVLAGCSRPAPSTGAAAQAGPPVPVRVATVHVEELPVVTEVTGTVRPVQRAQIAAKVMGAIDEMPVTLGQAVHTGDLLVKVSAAEISARVAQAQSQLNAARRDLDRERDLLGHGASTADTVKNLEDRFASAQAMLHEAETMLGYATVRAPFAGVIARKFAQAGDFASPGLPLLELEGAGDFQVEAGVPDSLAAALTLGAPLTVTIPARGLAFTGSLAELSSAADAGARTVLAKISVPARDLVRSGEFARVRLPGAPARALLVPLAALVHTGQLERIFVADASGHATLRLVKTGATHADRIEILSGLDDGERVILSPSPALREGQALEVQR; this is translated from the coding sequence ATGACCTCTTCCCCCCTCTCCGTCCCGCCCGCCGCCCGCCGGCGATTTGTTGCGGTCCGCCCTCTCTCCGCCCTGGCCGTTGCGCTGGTGCTCGCCGGTTGCTCCCGCCCGGCCCCTTCGACCGGCGCGGCCGCCCAAGCCGGTCCGCCCGTGCCCGTTCGCGTCGCGACCGTCCACGTCGAGGAACTGCCCGTCGTCACCGAAGTCACCGGCACCGTGCGCCCCGTGCAACGCGCGCAGATCGCCGCGAAAGTCATGGGCGCGATCGACGAGATGCCCGTCACCCTCGGCCAGGCCGTCCACACCGGCGACTTGTTGGTCAAAGTCTCCGCGGCCGAAATCTCCGCCCGCGTCGCGCAAGCTCAGTCGCAACTCAACGCCGCCCGCCGCGACCTCGACCGCGAACGCGACCTCCTCGGCCACGGCGCCAGCACCGCCGACACCGTCAAGAACCTCGAAGACCGCTTCGCCTCCGCGCAGGCCATGCTGCACGAAGCCGAGACGATGCTCGGCTACGCCACCGTGCGCGCGCCCTTTGCCGGCGTCATCGCGCGAAAATTCGCCCAGGCGGGCGACTTCGCTTCGCCCGGCCTCCCCCTGTTGGAATTGGAAGGCGCCGGCGATTTCCAAGTCGAGGCCGGCGTGCCCGACTCGCTCGCGGCGGCGCTCACCCTCGGCGCGCCGCTCACCGTCACGATCCCGGCCCGCGGCCTCGCGTTCACCGGCTCGCTCGCCGAACTTTCCTCGGCCGCCGATGCGGGCGCCCGCACCGTGCTCGCCAAAATCTCCGTGCCCGCGCGCGACCTCGTGCGCTCCGGCGAATTCGCCCGCGTGCGACTCCCCGGCGCGCCGGCCCGCGCGCTGCTCGTGCCCCTCGCCGCCCTCGTTCACACCGGCCAGTTGGAACGCATTTTCGTCGCCGACGCTTCCGGCCATGCCACCCTCCGGCTCGTGAAAACCGGCGCCACCCACGCTGACCGCATCGAGATTCTCTCCGGGCTCGACGACGGCGAACGCGTCATCCTCTCACCCTCGCCCGCCCTGCGCGAAGGCCAGGCCCTGGAGGTTCAGCGATGA
- a CDS encoding efflux RND transporter permease subunit: MSAAPLGPLGDRPRFGFAGRMASMFIDSKLTPIVVAASLLLGFFAVVMLPREEEPQIKVPMIDVMVAMPGASAAEVENRVTRPMERLLWEIPGVEYLYSTASPGGNMTIVRFEVGTDLEAALVRLNQKLQANFDRIPFGVSPPLVKPRTIDDVPVLALTFHSRRYDHAMLRRIAAQVDEVVTSLPEVAETTLIGGNRRQIRVLLDPARLASRNLSAGHLVPMLQSANAQSHTGAQSSANHETLLQTGAFFRDARDVGAVVVGVADGHPVYLRDVATIVDGPEEPSNYVFYGASGRTGAAATATALDEPAVTLSLAKRRGANAITVVDAVLAKVDSLQGTVIPADVGLAITRNYGATAADKSNELLLHMGFAVFGVAVLILLFLGWRESLVVLLAIPVTLGLTLLVFYLHGYTLNRITLFALIFSIGILVDDAIVVVENIVRHMALPGCRRKRLLQIAVEATDEVGNPTILATLAVIAAVLPMAFVSGLMGPYMRPIPIGSSAAMLFSLLVAFAVTPWAALKILRGRASHAGHAAAFVNAPPSEEIEAAGETAPETAFTRLYTRFMRPLLDHRRWRWAFLAIVSAATVVAMALVGLGGVKVKMLPFDNKSEFQVIINLPEGATLEQTTRVAREMAAAIRDEPEVSDYQVYAGTASPFNFNGLVRHYFLRRGSNVADLQVNLVPKHERSAQSHDIAKRVRPRLAAIAARYDAAVAVAEVPPGPPVLQTLVAEIYGPSEEARLHLAEKVREIFRATPGVVDVDWYVEHRQPKTLLRIDAEKAALHGISEATITRTVQMAAQGFPVTLLHSPAEREDVNVVLELPRALRARPDDLLALTVRSERNPSAPLVPLRELVSVVSTRGERNIYHKNLQNVTYVTGDVAGVVESPVYAILTMNRALARLDGRDFGGTRSAVEIYNASMPANDREPALKWDGEWQVTLEVFRDLGLAFAAVLILIYMLMVGWFKNYTTPLIVMTVIPFSLVGILPAHAALGAFFTATSMIGFMAGAGIVVRNSIILVDFIELRLSHGLSLRDACLESGAVRFRPMMLTALAVVVGGLVILTDPIFQGLAISLVFGAIASLIISPIAVPLIYYMSHARRAASAAPAPASEPCDISS, translated from the coding sequence ATGAGCGCCGCTCCGCTCGGCCCGCTCGGCGATCGGCCCCGCTTCGGTTTCGCGGGCCGCATGGCTTCGATGTTCATCGACTCGAAGCTCACCCCCATCGTCGTCGCCGCCTCGCTGCTGCTCGGTTTTTTCGCCGTGGTCATGCTGCCGCGCGAGGAGGAGCCGCAGATCAAGGTGCCGATGATCGACGTCATGGTCGCGATGCCCGGCGCCTCCGCCGCCGAAGTCGAAAATCGCGTCACCCGCCCGATGGAGCGCCTCCTCTGGGAAATCCCCGGCGTCGAATACCTTTACTCCACCGCCAGCCCGGGCGGCAACATGACCATCGTGCGCTTCGAGGTCGGCACCGACCTCGAGGCGGCGCTCGTGCGCCTCAACCAGAAGCTGCAGGCCAACTTCGACCGCATTCCCTTTGGCGTCTCCCCGCCCCTCGTCAAACCGCGCACGATCGACGACGTCCCCGTCCTCGCGCTCACGTTTCACAGCCGCCGTTACGATCACGCGATGCTGCGCCGCATCGCCGCCCAGGTCGACGAAGTGGTGACGTCCCTCCCCGAAGTCGCCGAGACCACGCTCATCGGCGGCAACCGGCGCCAGATCCGCGTGCTGCTCGATCCCGCGCGCCTCGCTTCGCGCAATCTCAGCGCGGGCCACCTCGTGCCGATGCTCCAATCGGCCAACGCCCAATCCCACACCGGCGCCCAGTCTTCCGCCAATCACGAAACGCTCCTGCAAACCGGCGCCTTCTTCCGCGACGCCCGGGACGTCGGCGCCGTGGTCGTGGGCGTCGCCGACGGCCACCCCGTTTACCTGCGCGATGTCGCCACGATCGTCGACGGCCCCGAAGAGCCGTCCAACTATGTGTTCTACGGCGCCTCCGGCCGGACCGGCGCCGCGGCCACCGCGACCGCCCTCGACGAACCCGCCGTCACGCTCAGCCTCGCCAAGCGCCGCGGCGCCAACGCCATCACCGTCGTTGACGCCGTTCTCGCCAAAGTCGATTCGCTCCAAGGCACCGTCATCCCCGCCGATGTCGGCCTCGCCATCACGCGCAACTACGGCGCCACCGCCGCCGATAAATCCAACGAGCTCCTGCTCCACATGGGCTTCGCGGTGTTCGGCGTCGCCGTCCTCATTCTCCTCTTCCTCGGCTGGCGCGAATCCCTGGTCGTGCTCCTCGCGATCCCCGTCACCCTCGGTCTCACGCTGCTCGTGTTTTACCTGCACGGCTACACGCTCAACCGCATCACCCTCTTCGCGCTGATTTTCTCGATCGGCATCCTCGTCGACGATGCGATCGTCGTCGTCGAAAACATCGTGCGGCACATGGCGCTCCCCGGCTGCCGCCGCAAACGCCTCCTCCAAATCGCCGTCGAAGCGACCGACGAAGTGGGCAACCCCACCATCCTCGCCACCCTCGCCGTCATCGCCGCCGTGCTGCCGATGGCCTTCGTCAGCGGCCTGATGGGCCCCTACATGCGGCCGATCCCGATCGGCTCGAGCGCGGCGATGCTGTTCTCGCTCCTCGTCGCCTTCGCCGTCACACCCTGGGCCGCCCTCAAAATCCTGCGCGGTCGCGCTTCGCACGCCGGCCACGCCGCCGCCTTCGTCAACGCTCCGCCCTCCGAGGAAATCGAAGCCGCCGGCGAGACCGCGCCCGAGACGGCGTTCACCCGCCTCTACACGCGCTTCATGCGCCCGCTGCTCGATCACCGCCGTTGGCGCTGGGCCTTCCTCGCGATCGTCTCCGCCGCCACCGTGGTGGCGATGGCGCTCGTCGGTCTCGGCGGCGTGAAAGTCAAGATGCTCCCCTTCGACAACAAGTCGGAGTTTCAAGTCATCATCAACCTGCCCGAGGGCGCCACGCTCGAGCAGACCACCCGCGTCGCCCGCGAAATGGCCGCCGCCATCCGCGACGAACCCGAGGTCTCCGATTATCAGGTCTACGCCGGCACCGCCTCGCCGTTTAATTTCAACGGCCTCGTGCGCCACTACTTCCTTCGCCGCGGCAGCAACGTCGCCGATCTTCAGGTCAACCTCGTGCCCAAGCACGAGCGCTCGGCCCAAAGCCACGACATCGCCAAGCGCGTCCGCCCCCGCCTCGCCGCCATCGCCGCCCGCTACGACGCCGCCGTCGCCGTGGCCGAAGTCCCGCCCGGCCCGCCCGTCCTCCAGACCCTGGTCGCCGAAATCTACGGACCGTCGGAGGAAGCGCGCCTGCACCTCGCCGAAAAAGTCCGCGAAATCTTCCGCGCCACGCCCGGCGTGGTCGACGTGGACTGGTATGTCGAACACCGCCAGCCGAAGACCCTCCTCCGCATCGATGCCGAGAAGGCCGCCCTGCACGGCATCAGCGAGGCCACGATCACCCGCACCGTGCAGATGGCCGCCCAAGGCTTTCCCGTCACGCTCCTGCACTCGCCCGCCGAACGCGAAGACGTGAACGTCGTCCTCGAACTCCCCCGCGCCCTCCGCGCCCGGCCCGACGACCTCCTCGCCCTCACCGTCCGCTCGGAGCGGAATCCGTCCGCTCCGCTCGTCCCGCTGCGCGAACTCGTCTCCGTCGTTTCGACGCGGGGCGAACGCAACATCTACCACAAGAATCTGCAGAACGTCACCTACGTCACGGGCGACGTCGCCGGCGTGGTCGAGAGTCCCGTGTACGCGATCCTCACGATGAACCGCGCCCTGGCCAGGCTCGACGGCCGCGATTTCGGCGGCACGCGGTCAGCCGTTGAAATCTACAACGCCAGCATGCCCGCAAACGACCGCGAACCCGCCCTGAAATGGGACGGCGAGTGGCAGGTCACCCTCGAGGTTTTCCGCGACCTCGGGCTCGCGTTCGCCGCCGTGCTCATCCTCATCTACATGCTCATGGTCGGCTGGTTTAAGAACTACACCACGCCGCTCATCGTCATGACCGTCATCCCGTTCTCCCTCGTCGGCATCCTGCCGGCGCACGCGGCCCTCGGCGCGTTTTTCACCGCCACGTCGATGATCGGGTTCATGGCTGGCGCCGGCATCGTCGTGCGCAATTCCATCATCCTCGTCGATTTCATCGAGCTGCGCCTCAGCCACGGTCTCTCGCTCCGCGATGCCTGCCTGGAGTCCGGCGCCGTGCGCTTCCGCCCGATGATGCTCACCGCCCTCGCCGTCGTCGTCGGTGGCCTCGTGATTCTCACCGACCCGATTTTCCAAGGCCTCGCCATCTCCCTGGTCTTCGGCGCCATCGCCTCGCTCATCATCAGCCCGATCGCCGTACCGCTCATCTACTACATGAGCCACGCGCGCCGCGCCGCCTCCGCCGCCCCTGCTCCCGCGTCCGAGCCGTGCGACATTTCGTCCTGA
- a CDS encoding rhodanese-like domain-containing protein, translating to MKFLALLRALFSPAPRASPANWSARLRAGTALLVDVREPGEWSSGVADRAALLPLSDLDGPRHLWRDFLARAGDREVLLYCASGLRSGVAARTLAQEGLRAANAGGLSAWAAAGWPIVRPKAAGSDRRR from the coding sequence ATGAAATTCCTCGCGCTCCTCCGCGCCCTCTTCTCCCCCGCGCCCCGCGCCAGCCCCGCCAACTGGAGCGCGCGCCTCCGCGCCGGCACCGCCCTGCTCGTCGACGTCCGCGAACCCGGCGAATGGTCCTCCGGCGTCGCCGATCGCGCCGCGCTTCTTCCCCTCAGCGACCTCGACGGCCCGCGTCATCTCTGGCGCGACTTCCTCGCCCGCGCCGGCGACCGCGAAGTGCTCCTCTACTGCGCGTCCGGCCTGCGCTCCGGCGTCGCCGCTCGCACCCTCGCGCAGGAAGGTCTCCGCGCCGCCAACGCCGGCGGTCTCTCTGCCTGGGCCGCCGCCGGCTGGCCCATCGTGCGCCCCAAGGCCGCCGGTTCCGACCGCCGCCGCTGA
- a CDS encoding FAD-dependent oxidoreductase has product MPNTAPSLRFVIVGGVAAGASAAARARRLDERASIAVLERGPDVSFANCGLPYFIGGEIRQRDALSVQTPQTLKALLNLDVRPSTEAVAIDRPNHRVQVRDLAGGTTSWMPYDRLLLAPGAVPVRPSLPGIDDPRILTLRSLGDMDRIKAAATSAAHVTVVGAGFIGLEMAEQLVRLGKNVTLIELADQVLPPLDRPMTQLIADELRRHRIDLRLSDRVVSFAATADTLVCHLASGTTLSTQLVILAIGVRPDTALARAAGLALSERGHLRVNDHLQTNDPHIYAAGDAIETTDLVTGTPSAVALGGPANRQGRHVADRIFRPAHTPPFPGVLGTAIVRVFNVAAGLTGWSEKRLRAAGRPFRTVTVNDNHHAGYFPGAKPLQLKLLWDPADGRVLGAQVSGLAGVDKRLDVLATALTGRLTIDDLAQLELAYAPPFGAAKDIVNLAGFAACNARDGLVTLVDALPADPAVQILDVRPPPLVQSHPLPVPHALNIPLGALRGRLGELDRARPVVTVCALGKSAYFAARILAQNGFQVTALAGGIRAHFDPLSPAKLPVP; this is encoded by the coding sequence ATGCCGAACACCGCTCCCTCCCTTCGCTTCGTCATCGTCGGCGGCGTGGCCGCCGGTGCGTCCGCCGCCGCCCGCGCACGACGCCTCGACGAACGCGCCTCGATCGCCGTTCTCGAGCGCGGCCCCGATGTGTCGTTCGCCAACTGCGGCCTCCCCTATTTCATCGGCGGCGAAATCCGCCAGCGCGACGCCCTCTCCGTGCAGACTCCGCAGACGCTCAAAGCCCTGCTCAACCTCGACGTCCGCCCCAGCACCGAAGCCGTCGCCATTGACCGCCCCAACCACCGCGTGCAAGTGCGCGACCTCGCCGGCGGCACCACGAGCTGGATGCCATACGACCGCCTCCTCCTCGCGCCCGGCGCCGTGCCCGTCCGCCCCTCGCTCCCCGGCATCGACGACCCGCGCATCCTCACCCTCCGCTCCCTCGGCGACATGGACCGCATCAAGGCCGCCGCCACTTCCGCCGCGCACGTCACCGTCGTCGGCGCCGGCTTCATCGGTCTGGAAATGGCGGAGCAACTCGTCCGCCTCGGGAAGAACGTCACGCTGATCGAACTCGCCGACCAAGTGCTCCCGCCGCTCGACCGCCCGATGACGCAACTCATCGCGGACGAACTTCGCCGCCACCGCATCGACCTGCGCCTCTCCGATCGCGTCGTCTCCTTCGCCGCCACCGCCGACACGCTCGTCTGCCACCTCGCCTCCGGCACCACCCTCTCCACGCAACTCGTCATCCTCGCCATCGGCGTGCGCCCCGACACCGCCCTCGCCCGCGCCGCCGGCCTCGCGCTCAGCGAACGCGGCCACCTCCGCGTCAACGACCACCTCCAGACCAACGATCCGCACATCTACGCCGCCGGTGATGCCATCGAGACGACGGACCTCGTCACCGGCACCCCGAGCGCCGTTGCCCTTGGCGGCCCGGCCAACCGCCAGGGCCGCCACGTCGCCGATCGCATTTTCCGCCCCGCGCACACCCCGCCGTTTCCCGGCGTCCTTGGCACCGCCATCGTCCGCGTCTTCAACGTCGCCGCCGGCCTCACCGGCTGGTCCGAAAAACGCCTCCGGGCCGCGGGCCGCCCATTTCGCACCGTCACCGTCAACGACAACCACCACGCCGGCTACTTCCCCGGCGCCAAGCCGCTGCAGCTCAAACTGCTTTGGGACCCCGCGGACGGACGCGTGCTCGGCGCCCAAGTTTCCGGGCTCGCCGGCGTTGACAAACGCCTCGACGTCCTCGCCACCGCCCTCACCGGCCGCCTCACGATCGACGACCTCGCCCAGCTCGAACTCGCCTACGCGCCGCCCTTCGGTGCCGCGAAAGATATCGTCAACCTCGCCGGCTTCGCCGCGTGCAACGCCCGCGACGGACTCGTCACCCTTGTTGACGCCCTTCCCGCCGATCCCGCCGTGCAGATTCTCGACGTGCGCCCGCCGCCGCTCGTCCAATCGCATCCCCTGCCCGTGCCTCACGCGCTCAACATTCCCCTCGGCGCTCTCCGCGGCCGCCTCGGCGAACTCGACCGCGCGCGCCCCGTCGTCACCGTCTGTGCTCTCGGCAAGAGCGCGTATTTCGCCGCGCGCATCCTCGCGCAAAACGGCTTTCAAGTCACCGCGCTCGCCGGCGGCATCCGCGCCCACTTCGATCCGCTCAGCCCCGCGAAACTCCCCGTGCCGTGA
- a CDS encoding PLP-dependent transferase, producing the protein MTKLSDTDAAHLHPETLALSYGFDPWLSEGAVKPPVFLTSTFAFKKAADGKQFFAWAHGEGAPPKKGEMGLIYSRINNPNLEIFEDRVALWEGMRHAQSFSSGMAAIATTLLATHGPGDEMIVCAPVYGGTDSLIHHFLRRFGLTAHFVPAGAEAPALAAALVTPRTRSIFIETPANPNNRLTDIAAMRALALHQLAAGRNRELLVIVDNTMAGPVFSHPAKVGADIVLYSATKFIGGHSDVVGGVALANDDELIHAIAQHRALLGGMPNPYTAWLLTRSLETLKVRAEQQQRNAQQIAAWLALQPKIRHVCYLGLLTPTDPEYAIYQKQHSGPGSLISFYLHGDEARAFAFLDHLKVFRLAVSLGSTESLAQHPSSMTHSGLTPADKQLGGITDDLVRLSIGIEHPDDLIWDLTQALDAV; encoded by the coding sequence ATGACCAAATTATCCGACACGGACGCCGCCCACCTTCACCCCGAAACGCTCGCCTTGAGCTACGGCTTCGACCCGTGGCTCAGCGAGGGCGCCGTCAAGCCGCCGGTCTTTCTCACCTCGACGTTCGCCTTCAAGAAGGCCGCCGATGGCAAACAGTTCTTCGCCTGGGCCCACGGCGAAGGTGCGCCTCCGAAGAAGGGCGAAATGGGCCTCATCTACTCGCGCATCAACAATCCCAACCTCGAGATTTTCGAGGACCGCGTCGCCCTGTGGGAGGGCATGCGTCACGCCCAAAGTTTCTCCAGCGGCATGGCCGCCATCGCCACCACGCTCCTCGCCACCCACGGCCCCGGCGACGAGATGATCGTCTGCGCGCCCGTCTACGGCGGCACCGATTCGCTCATCCACCATTTTCTCCGCCGCTTCGGCCTCACCGCCCATTTCGTGCCCGCCGGAGCCGAGGCCCCCGCGCTCGCCGCGGCACTCGTCACGCCCCGCACCCGCTCGATCTTCATCGAGACACCCGCCAACCCCAACAACCGCCTCACCGACATCGCCGCGATGCGCGCCCTCGCGCTGCACCAACTCGCCGCCGGCCGCAACCGCGAGCTCCTCGTCATCGTCGACAACACCATGGCCGGCCCCGTCTTCTCGCACCCCGCGAAAGTCGGTGCCGACATTGTCCTCTACTCCGCCACCAAATTCATCGGCGGCCACTCCGACGTGGTCGGCGGCGTGGCCCTCGCCAACGACGACGAACTCATCCACGCGATCGCGCAGCACCGCGCCCTCCTCGGCGGCATGCCCAATCCCTACACCGCGTGGCTGCTCACCCGTTCGCTCGAAACGCTGAAAGTCCGCGCCGAGCAGCAACAGCGCAACGCACAGCAAATCGCGGCCTGGCTCGCCCTGCAGCCGAAGATCCGCCACGTCTGCTACCTCGGCCTCCTCACACCCACCGACCCCGAATACGCCATTTATCAAAAGCAGCACAGCGGCCCCGGCTCGTTGATCTCCTTTTACCTCCATGGCGACGAAGCCCGGGCGTTCGCCTTCCTCGACCATCTCAAAGTCTTCCGCCTCGCCGTCTCCCTCGGGTCCACCGAGTCGCTCGCGCAACATCCGTCGTCGATGACGCATTCCGGCCTCACGCCGGCCGACAAACAACTTGGCGGCATCACCGACGACCTCGTGCGTCTCTCCATCGGCATCGAGCACCCTGACGACCTGATCTGGGATCTCACGCAAGCCCTCGACGCCGTTTGA
- a CDS encoding bifunctional metallophosphatase/5'-nucleotidase — protein MFLSRFSPRLRRLLVLALFASSVATGAFAADRAQVTLLATTDLHGHLLPLDDYTGQPSPLGVAKLATLIAQARRNAPDLLLIDSGDTIQGTPLAYFHARKNNAPPDPMMLAMNALQYTSMTVGNHEYNFGPAVLAKARGEAHFPWLSANTYRTGTDETAYAPYVVKEVAGVRIGILGLTTPGIPYWENPENYAGLEFRPLLSEAKKWTTLLRSREHVDAVVIAMHGGLEEDLATGRRPPGNIPGENAAVALAREVPGLDVILLGHTHREVPALVVNGVLLTQAGHWGDFLARVDLYFSRPSTDAPWTLLAKGAHTIPVRADTPADPAILAIAAPYQRETQAWLTREIGTCAQPLGAEDAQFRDTALLDLVQRAQLEAGHADVSLAASFNRHARIAAGPVTVRDIASLYPYENTLYVLEVTGAQLKAALEHSARYFLPYVAGKSPAELVDPSIPAYNFDVAEGVSYEIDLRRPIGDRIQHLTFQGAPLAPDRKLRLATNNYRYNGGGGYTMLKTARVLAHPSAEIRDLLIAWVERHHDIPVTPTGNWRLVP, from the coding sequence ATGTTTCTCTCCCGGTTTTCTCCCCGCCTTCGCCGCCTCCTCGTCCTCGCGCTTTTCGCCTCGTCCGTCGCGACCGGCGCTTTCGCCGCGGATCGCGCCCAGGTCACCCTGCTCGCCACCACCGACCTTCACGGCCACCTCCTCCCGCTCGACGATTACACCGGCCAACCCAGCCCCCTCGGTGTCGCCAAGCTCGCCACGCTCATCGCCCAAGCCCGCCGCAACGCGCCCGATCTGCTCCTGATCGACAGCGGCGACACCATCCAAGGCACGCCCCTCGCATATTTTCACGCGCGCAAGAACAACGCCCCGCCCGACCCGATGATGCTCGCGATGAATGCGCTGCAGTACACGAGCATGACCGTCGGCAACCACGAGTATAACTTCGGTCCCGCCGTCCTCGCCAAGGCCCGCGGCGAAGCCCATTTCCCCTGGCTCTCCGCCAACACCTACCGCACCGGCACCGACGAAACCGCCTACGCGCCCTACGTCGTCAAGGAAGTCGCCGGCGTTCGCATCGGCATCCTCGGCCTCACCACCCCCGGCATCCCGTATTGGGAAAATCCGGAAAACTACGCCGGCCTCGAATTCCGCCCGCTCCTCTCCGAGGCGAAGAAATGGACCACTCTCCTCCGCTCGCGCGAACACGTCGATGCCGTCGTCATCGCGATGCACGGCGGCCTCGAGGAAGACCTCGCCACCGGCCGCCGCCCGCCCGGCAACATCCCGGGCGAAAACGCCGCCGTCGCCCTCGCGCGCGAGGTGCCCGGCCTCGACGTGATTCTCCTCGGTCATACGCACCGCGAAGTGCCCGCGCTCGTGGTCAACGGCGTCCTCCTCACGCAAGCCGGCCACTGGGGCGATTTTCTCGCGCGCGTGGATCTGTATTTCTCCCGCCCCTCGACCGATGCTCCGTGGACGCTCCTCGCCAAAGGCGCTCATACCATCCCCGTGCGCGCCGATACTCCCGCCGATCCCGCGATCTTGGCGATCGCCGCGCCGTATCAACGCGAGACCCAAGCCTGGCTCACCCGCGAGATCGGCACCTGCGCCCAACCCCTCGGCGCCGAAGACGCGCAATTCCGCGACACCGCCCTCCTCGACCTCGTGCAACGCGCCCAGCTCGAAGCCGGCCACGCCGACGTCTCCCTCGCCGCCAGCTTCAACCGCCACGCCCGCATCGCCGCCGGCCCCGTGACCGTCCGCGACATCGCGAGCCTTTATCCCTACGAAAACACGCTCTACGTGCTCGAAGTCACCGGCGCGCAACTCAAGGCCGCCCTCGAACACTCCGCGCGTTATTTCCTGCCCTACGTCGCCGGCAAATCCCCCGCCGAACTCGTCGATCCGAGCATCCCCGCCTACAACTTCGACGTCGCGGAGGGCGTTTCCTACGAGATCGATTTGCGCCGCCCGATTGGCGATCGCATCCAGCACCTCACGTTTCAAGGCGCCCCACTCGCCCCCGACCGCAAGCTCCGGCTCGCCACCAACAACTATCGCTACAACGGCGGCGGCGGCTACACGATGCTGAAGACGGCCCGGGTGCTCGCCCACCCCAGCGCCGAAATTCGCGACCTCCTCATCGCGTGGGTGGAGCGACATCACGACATCCCGGTCACCCCGACCGGCAACTGGCGCCTCGTGCCCTGA